Genomic DNA from Calditrichota bacterium:
CCAGCGCATCGTGGGAGAGGCGCAGAGGGCAAGGCTGACGAGCTCGGCAAGTGAGCGTCCGGCGGCCCTCCGCGAGCTGGGCGTCCAGGTGCTGGTTTGTGGAGCCATCTCGCGATGGCTTCATGCAGCTTTGCGGAGCAGTGGCGTTCGCGTTATTCCGTTCGTCACTGGCAAGGTGGCCGATGTTGAAGCGGCTCTCCTCACGGGCGTACTTGGTCGGCCAGAATTTCTCATGCCAGGATGCTGTCACCGCCACGGGAGCTTTTCTTTCGGCCGAAAGGAGCGTGCTATGCGTGCAAGACAAGGAAGAGGTGCAGGCCAAGGCGGGGGACGAGGCCAGGGACCGTGCGGAGGCTTTGGCGGGCCAGAAGGTTTCTGCGTTTGCCCGCAATGTGGTCACCGCGAACCCCATGAACGAGGTGTCCCGTGTCGACAGAGGGTCTGCCCTCAGTGCGGGACTCCCCTCGTACGGGAACAATAGCAAGATGGAGGACGTTATGCCACGAGGTGATCGGACCGGCCCCATGGGCATGGGGCCTATGAGTGGACGTGCGGCCGGTTACTGTGCTGGATACCCCACCGCAGGGTACGCGAACCCCATGCGAGCCTGGACATGGTGGGGAGGCGGCCGCGGCTGGCGACACTGTTTCTACGCCACCGGTCTCCCTGGGTGGCTCCGGTTCGGGCGGCGGTTCTGGGGTGTCCCGGCACCCGTTCCAGAGCCGGAAGTGGAGAAACAGTTCCTAACAGCGCAGGCGGATTGGCTGCAGAAGGAGCTGGAGGCTATCAAGAGGAGGCTCGAGGAGTTGGAGGCCTCGGGCGAGCAGCAGTAACTCCGCTGCCAGATGCGAGACCCCGTCCGGCGCCGACTCGCCACGTGAGCTCTGGTGCAAGGGAACGCTGAGCACTTGCAGGGGCCCAGACGACGAAGACGGCACGCCGGTGTCTGCCCTTAGGAAATGAGAGCCGACGCAGAGGTGCAGGTTGGCGGTGACTACCTGCCCCCTGCGCCGTTGCTCGGCGGAGCAGCGAACAGCATGCCGAATGATTCGACAAGCACCCAGCCGAAGGCCGTGGCCATACAGGTCGAGGACTTAAACAAGACCTTCGGTGAGGTGCGCGCGTTGGACGGGGTCTCGTTCACCGTCTACCAGGGTGAGCTGTTCGGCTACTTGGGCCCCAACGGTGCGGGCAAGACGACGACCATCAACTTGCTCACCGGCCTAGCCAGACCAGACAGCGGTTCCATCTGCATCGCCGGCATCGATTGCGGTGCCAACCCCAAGGCCGCGCAGCACTTGATCGGTGTGGTTCCCGATGAGAGCAATCTCTACCCGGAGCTCACGGGCTTTGAGAACCTTTGCTTCTGCGCGGCGCTCTATGGCGTAAAGAAGGCTGAGCGCGAGGCACGAGCAAAGGCGCTCTTGGAGAGCTTCGGCCTGGCGGAGGCAGCGCACCGCAAGTTCGCCGGCTACTCCAAGGGGATGAAGCGCAAGCTGACCATTGCCGCTGCCCTCATTCACCAACCTCCTCTGCTCTTCCTGGACGAGCCGACCACAGGCATCGACGTGGCCAGCGCCAGGCACATCCGCCAATTGATTGCCAACCTTCATGAGCAAGGCACGACCATCTTCCTGACTACCCACTACATCGAAGAGGCGGAGCGACTCTGCGAACGGATAGCGCTCATCGTCGCCGGCCGCATCGTGTGCATCGACACCGTGGAGGCTTTGCGGCAGGGCCATCAGCAGCCATACGTGGTGCACCTGGTTTTTAGCAACGCGCTGCCAGGCCTGCTGGCAAGGCTCGCTCGTACTTTCCCGGATCTGGTCTTTCGTGACCGGCAGCCGGGCGTGATCCAGGTCGAATCGCCGGTTCCTGTGCATGTGGCGCCCCTGGTACGTTGTCTGGAAGAGGCAGGAGCCGAGGTCAGAGAAGCCAAGAGGGTGGTCCCTTCATTGGAAGAGGCCTTTGTGCGCATCACCGGCATCGAAGCGGAGGCCATGCGCCGCGACGCAGAAAAGAAAAGGGGCGAAGGATGAACCGCTGGATCGCCTTCTGGAATATCCTCCGCAAGGACATGCGCACCTACTACCTCAAGCCTCCGAATATAAGCTGGGGACTCATCTTCCCCTTGGCGTGGGCAACGATGTTCTTCATCAAATCCGGGAGAGGAATGCACGATGTGCTCTCGGTGCTCCCTGGCGTGGTGGCGGTTTCGATCCTCTTCGGGACCACCTCCATGCTGGCAGTCACCGTCACCTTCGAGAAGAGGAATCGTTCCTTTGAACGCCTCCTTTTGGCGCCTATCCCTTTGGAGTTGCTCATGGTGGCCAAGACCAGCGGCGCTATTCTCTTCGGCGTCCTCAATGCGTTTGTGCCCGTGGCTATGGCGGCATTCGTTGTTGATGTGGCAGGCATCGCCTGGGAAGTGTTTGTCCCCGCCGTGGTGTTGGTGGCTGTGGTTTCCGCGCTTTTCGGGCTGTTCATCGCGGTGAGCGTGAGCGAGGTGTTTGAGGCCCAGACCTTTTCCAACTTTTTCCGGTTTCCGATGATTTTTCTCTGCGGGCTCTTCTTCCCTGTGGCGAAGCTTCCCATTGTGCTGCGGCCCCTCGCTTACGTCCTGCCGCTCACCTACGGAGCGGACATTCTGCATGGCGCGGTTGAGGGCACGAACGCACACCCTTTGTTTCTCGACTTTGCGTTGCTCATAGGCTTCTGCGTAGGGCTGTTTGCACTCACGCTGGCGAATATCCGCAGGCGATGGATTGCCTGAAAGCTCGACCCTGCCGCCTGGCACGCGGCGAAAG
This window encodes:
- a CDS encoding NifB/NifX family molybdenum-iron cluster-binding protein — protein: MRVAFSVWGDYISPVFDVARELRIVEVEDQRIVGEAQRARLTSSASERPAALRELGVQVLVCGAISRWLHAALRSSGVRVIPFVTGKVADVEAALLTGVLGRPEFLMPGCCHRHGSFSFGRKERAMRARQGRGAGQGGGRGQGPCGGFGGPEGFCVCPQCGHREPHERGVPCRQRVCPQCGTPLVREQ
- a CDS encoding DUF5320 domain-containing protein — its product is MPRGDRTGPMGMGPMSGRAAGYCAGYPTAGYANPMRAWTWWGGGRGWRHCFYATGLPGWLRFGRRFWGVPAPVPEPEVEKQFLTAQADWLQKELEAIKRRLEELEASGEQQ
- a CDS encoding ABC transporter ATP-binding protein; the encoded protein is MPNDSTSTQPKAVAIQVEDLNKTFGEVRALDGVSFTVYQGELFGYLGPNGAGKTTTINLLTGLARPDSGSICIAGIDCGANPKAAQHLIGVVPDESNLYPELTGFENLCFCAALYGVKKAEREARAKALLESFGLAEAAHRKFAGYSKGMKRKLTIAAALIHQPPLLFLDEPTTGIDVASARHIRQLIANLHEQGTTIFLTTHYIEEAERLCERIALIVAGRIVCIDTVEALRQGHQQPYVVHLVFSNALPGLLARLARTFPDLVFRDRQPGVIQVESPVPVHVAPLVRCLEEAGAEVREAKRVVPSLEEAFVRITGIEAEAMRRDAEKKRGEG
- a CDS encoding ABC transporter permease; amino-acid sequence: MNRWIAFWNILRKDMRTYYLKPPNISWGLIFPLAWATMFFIKSGRGMHDVLSVLPGVVAVSILFGTTSMLAVTVTFEKRNRSFERLLLAPIPLELLMVAKTSGAILFGVLNAFVPVAMAAFVVDVAGIAWEVFVPAVVLVAVVSALFGLFIAVSVSEVFEAQTFSNFFRFPMIFLCGLFFPVAKLPIVLRPLAYVLPLTYGADILHGAVEGTNAHPLFLDFALLIGFCVGLFALTLANIRRRWIA